A portion of the Leptospira noumeaensis genome contains these proteins:
- a CDS encoding acyl-CoA thioesterase: MMNTNDLPAKSPRDSAVETRHLVLPNDANHYGTAFGGAIMSWIDSIAAMSAQRHSGHEAVTASIDRINFITPIQIGDHVNLKAMVNYVGTTSMEVGVQVNRENPYTGEMVRATTAYLSFVALDSNKKPCPVPPLRLDSELEKRRFAEGKLRIEMAKEFAARIKVGRKDI, from the coding sequence GTGATGAATACTAATGATTTACCGGCCAAGTCTCCTCGAGATTCAGCAGTAGAAACTCGACATCTTGTACTTCCTAACGATGCTAACCATTATGGAACTGCATTTGGCGGGGCTATCATGAGTTGGATCGATTCGATTGCGGCGATGTCAGCACAAAGACATTCCGGTCACGAAGCTGTTACAGCAAGTATCGATAGAATAAATTTTATTACACCGATTCAAATTGGTGACCATGTCAATCTTAAGGCCATGGTCAATTATGTGGGTACTACTTCGATGGAAGTAGGAGTGCAAGTGAACCGAGAAAATCCATATACAGGGGAAATGGTTCGAGCTACTACCGCCTATTTATCGTTTGTTGCTTTGGACTCGAATAAAAAACCATGCCCTGTTCCTCCTTTACGATTGGATTCAGAACTAGAAAAACGTAGGTTTGCAGAGGGAAAACTTCGAATTGAGATGGCAAAGGAATTTGCTGCTAGAATCAAAGTGGGAAGAAAAGATATTTAA
- a CDS encoding DUF1330 domain-containing protein — protein MEKQLLSLETIIGIQVKDDELYAKYRAEMKYLLDKYEGGFRYDFKIQETLRSETENSINRLFLIYFKNKENKLSFFADPEYKNIREKYFVPSVESTTQIAEYERYN, from the coding sequence TTATTATCATTGGAAACTATTATAGGAATCCAAGTAAAGGATGATGAACTTTATGCGAAATATAGAGCAGAAATGAAATATTTATTAGATAAGTATGAAGGTGGTTTTCGGTATGATTTTAAAATCCAAGAGACATTAAGATCGGAAACGGAAAATTCCATCAACCGTCTATTTTTGATTTATTTCAAAAACAAAGAAAACAAACTCAGTTTTTTTGCGGATCCCGAGTACAAAAACATAAGGGAAAAGTATTTTGTACCTTCCGTGGAAAGTACAACTCAAATCGCTGAGTATGAAAGATATAATTAA